The DNA window ACGCATATTTAAATGTGCTGATCATCCTGTTGTCACACCTTGTTCTGGTCTCACCATCTGCAGAGTGTAGACTTTTCACCATGGTTCGCTTCAGTTCACTTTTGGCTGCTGCGGCATGCTTTGTTGCTGCCGAGTCGGTCAGTATCAAGGTTGATAGCAAGGGCGGCAACGCTACTAGCGGTCATCAATATGGTTTCCTTCACGAGGTTAGTTCCAATTGAGATGCTCTGTATTACCCAATGCTGACTTATCCAGGACATCAACAACTCTGGCGATGGTGGCATCTACGCCGAACTGATCCGCAACCGAGCCTTCCAGTACAGCAAGAAGTTCCCCGTCTCGCTTTCCGGCTGGCGTTCCATCAACGGCGCCAACTTGTCCCTCAGCCGACTCGACGAGCCCCTCTCCGACGCCCTCCCCGTCTCCATGCAAGTCAAGCCCAGCAAGAAGGCCAAATCCAAGGAAATCGGTTTCCTCAACGAGGGATACTGGGGCATGGACGTCAAGAAGCACAAGTACACTGGCTCTTTCTGGGTCAAGGGTTCTTACAAGGGCCACTTCACTGCGTCTCTTCGGTCCAACCTCACAGACGATGTCTTTGGCAGCGTCAAGGTCAAGtcaaaggccaagaaggacaagtGGGTTGAGCACGAGTTCTCTCTCAAGCCCAAGATGGATGCgcccaacagcaacaacactTTTGCCATCACCTACGATCCCAAGGGTGCTGACGGCGCTCTCGACTTCAACCTCATCAGCTTGTTCCCTCCTACTTACAAGGGACGCAAGAACGGCCTTCGAATTGACCTTGCAGAGGCTCTCGAAGGTCTTCACCCAAGCCTTCTCCGCTTCCCTGGCGGTAACATGCTTGAGGGCAACACCAACAAGACCTACTGGGACTGGAAGGATACTCTTGGTCCTCTTCGATACCGTCCTGGCTTCGAGGGTGTCTGGAGTTACCAACAGACTCACGGTCTTGGAATCTTGGAGTACCTTCAGTGGGCTGAAGACATGAACCTCGAGATCATTGTCGGTGTCTACGCTGGTCTTGCTCTTGATGGAGGTGTCACTCCCAAGGACCAGCTTCAGCCTCTCATCGATGATGCCCTCGACGAGATTGAGTTCATCCGAGGTCCTGTCACTTCCAAGTGGGGTAAGAAGCGTGCTGAGCTTGGCCACCCCAAGCCCTTCAAGCTTTCCTACGTCGAGATTGGTAATGAGGACTGGCTTGCTGGTTACCCAACCGGTTGGAACAGCTACAAGGAGTACCGATTTCCCATGTTCCTTGAGGCTATCAACAAGGCCCACCCCGATCTGACTGTCATCTCTTCCGGTGCCTCGATCGACCCTGTTGGCAACAAGGACGCTGGCTTCGACATTCCCGCACCCGGAATTGGTGATTACCACCCTTACCGTGAGCCCGATGTTCTTGTTGAGGAGTTTGATCTCTTTGACAACAACAAGTACGGCCACATCATCGGTGAAGTTGCTTCCACTCACCCCAACGGTGGTATCAAGTGGGAGGGCAACCTCATGCCTTATCCCTGGTGGATCTCTGGTGTCGGCGAGGCCATTGCTCTTGTCAGCTACGAGCGCAACGCGGATCGTATCCCAGGAACCTTTTACGCACCCATCCTCAAGAACGAGAACCGCTGGCAATGGGCCATCACCATGGTCCAGTTCGCTGCCGACGCTGCCATGACAACCCGCTCCACCAGTTGGTACGTTTGGGAACTCTTTGCCGGACACCCCATGACGCACACCCTCCCCGTCAAGGGAGATTTGGATCCTTTGTTCTACGTGGCTGGCAAGAACGAGGACAAGGGTACTCTCATCTGGAAGGGTGCTGCGTACAACACTACCAAGCACGCTGACGTTCCTGTTTCTCTGTCGTTTGAGGGTGTCAAGGCTGGTACCCAGGCTGAGTTGACGCTGTTGACTAACAAGGAGGATACTCCGTTTGCGTTCAACGATCCTCACAAGGGTAACAATGTTGTCAAGAGCACCAAGACTATTCTCAAGGCTGACAAGAAGGGTGCTTTCAGTTTCACCATGCCTGAGCTTAGTGTTGCTGTTCTTGAGActaccaagaagagaaagcttTATGCTAGCTGAGTAGTGGTGTTGGTGTGATATCGCAACATGGCTGGAGGAATTGGCCTGTATGTAAATAGTTAGATACTTTCCAATGATGAAGTATATCAACATGATCCAAGTAATTTCACTTTAGTCTGAATGTGTCAACCTCTGGCGATTCAATGCGATTATGTGTGTGTTGAATGTGATGGGTATTATGTGATAACATCATACTCGGGCAATTCTCCAACTCATATGTCCAATCAATCCATACAGACATCAACGTCTCACATAAAGTGTGTCAGTAGACTTTTGTGTACCCCATATATACCATAATTTGATCAAGTCCAGTacatacgaccatacctaccagaaaatacgggatcccgtccgctctcccatagtcaagctggtaaggggcggattagtagttgggtcggtgacgaccagcgaatccccgctgttgtatgtttttttgCCCCTCATATCAGGTGATACGTGGGTCTGACTGAAAACAtgatgaaaaaaaaaagagagggagaagcaATGCGACAAATGTATCGAAAATTAAAGTCAAGCCATTCTATAGAGAGATCTAAGATACAAGAACAAATACAGTCTAAATCTATAACTTTTTAACCGTTCCCAACCAAGCCTGATGATGCATACCGAGTACAAAACCTCCCAGAGTAGATGCAAATCCCAAAACAAGACATAAAAACACAATTAAATACATGTCCAACACTCACACTCTCTTGCGAGTGAACCTCTCCGCAGGCCAACCCTGCATCGTCGACTTCTCCTCCACAACATCACCACCCATGATGAGTGTGTGTTCCAACAGACAACTGTCATTCTCCATACGAGCGCCACTGAGAAGTCTGCTACCCGTACGAAGAACACACCTGTCTCCAATGTCGACCCTGTTCAAGTCGAACTTGCCACGAGTGTTGATGTGCGCGACGACACTTGCATCATCAACCACCACACGGTCACCCAAAGAGATCAAGTCAGGCTCAGTGAACATGAGACTGGGCTGGCCGTTGGCAAAAAGAGCACAATCCTTGCCAATCTTGGCACCCAAAAGGCGGAAGTAGAACACAATCCAGGTGGTTCCCGTGAGCATGTTCAGAATGCCGTTGCCCTTGTAGCACTCCCGTCGAAGACGCTCGATGCCAAGGAAGATCTGCCACCGCTGGCAGTAGGAGGACTTGTCCCAGTCGTAGTTGCCAGGTGTGCGACGACCCATCAGAACCCACTTGGACAAGATGACAATGGCCAAGGCGAGAACGGACTGAACGGTGGTGATGACAGCCATGGCGATGAGCATGGTGCAGAAAATGGCAGCCAGATCCTTCCACCAGCTGAGACCAGTACCGAGAAGATGGATGAATACCACACGAACAAGCTGAATGGACGAGATGCTGGGAGCGTCCCAGTAGACAGATGTGAAGACGGCGAAGAAGGTCGAGTAGCAGAAGATGGCGAAAGGACCAAGGACGTAGTAGGGTGCCAGCTTGAGATAAAAGGCCCGACCAAACGGAGACAGATCCTTCGCAAAGCCGTCCTTGTCCGCGCTCTCATCCTTGATGCTTCCAGAGTTCTGGCTGCGATCCGAGTCGCTCTGGaacttcttctcatcaaaAGGCATGTCAAGCATAGACGACCGAGCACTGCTGCCATTGCTCGAGTCACCTGTCGACAAACAAACCGcatcaccagccttggagccAACATAGGTACCGTGAGGGTAGTTACCTCCTCGCTTGGTCAAGGCACCAGAACCCATGGTGACTCGCTCTCCAACAGTAACGCCGGGAAGAAGAGTGACTCGATCAGCGATCATTGCCCGGTCCTGGATGACAACCTTCTCAGATCCAATACCATCAGAGGTAACGAGGTGAGAGCGCGATCCAAAGACAACATCGTTGCCAACCTCGATGAGATGGTAGTCACCAACACTGGGTCCAGTTCCAGGCCAGTAGACACGCTGTCCCACCTTGGCACCCAGAGCTCGTAGAGCAATCGACGTAGCCTCGTAGTGCTGTCCAAACATACTCGTCAAGCcatgaagcttcttgacagaATACAGATCCTTGATCAAGCCAGCCCTCCAAGCTGCCACAGTAGACGTGTCCTGCTTGGAACCAGCGCGAAGCTTGCCAAAGACACAATCCAAGATGGACTTGACGAGCATGATGAAagcaaagaggaagaagggaCCAAGAACACAACCTGCGACGCGAGCAAGATAGTGGTACCCGATTCGCGTAGGCTGACAGAACCACTCGACACTGCTTCTCAAAGGCGAGACAGCGGGTGAAGCCTTCTTCAGAACCATACCAACGAGACCACCAGCCCATGGAAGAGCAGCCACAAACATGGAGAGAAGCTTCAGTGGGAAAGTGAAGAGAAGACTGAGAAGCCAGTGAGCGCTCTTCCTCTCGCTGGGGAGCTGGTCGCGATACTCCTCGCTGGCGTCCTGCATCTCCCaagttgatgagttgaaGCCGAGGCAAGTGTTGGCGGGCATGGTGGTGCCCGGAACAATGATGGAAGAGAAGCCCACTGTGCACTTGTCACCGATTGCGATGCGGCCAAGATACATGGAAGTGTTACCCTCTGAAGCAAAGGGTCGGCAGTGACTTCCCGTGATGTCCACATCGTCGCCAATAGTGACAAGATCCCACTCTCCAATGGAAGCACCCTTGAGCTTCACATTCTTGCCAATGCTAGCACCCATGAGCCGATAGTACATCTTGAGAGTCATGTCGTTGGTACTGAAGAAGCCCTTGCCACAGACAGCGACAATCTTCTGCACCAACCACCATCGAGTGTGATACAACCCCCACATGGGATACATGCCCTCGCGATGACGACCGATGATGAGCCACTTCGCCATGATACCGACAAAAGGCGAGACACACTGAGTGACGATGCGAGCGATGAGGAGGGAGACGACCAAGTTGACGAAGCGGCCTGGGATGGAGTGGTTGGTGGGAAGCTTCTGGCTGTAGGCGAGAGCGACGAAGAAGACAGTCCACTGAAAGGCGCGACGGAGGGGATAAACAACGACAAGAGGGACGAGCTGGAGAAGCATCAGGAATGGGTTGGTAGAGCTGTGAGTTGTGGTGCAACCCTCAACAGTGTCAACCTCCTCATGTCCTTCACGCTTGGTCTCCAGCATCTTGTCGATGTGAGAGGCAAGTGCAGAAACAGTTCCATCGTTGAAGACGACAGTGATGGGAAGATGGATGCTGAACTCGGAACGAAGAGCTGCGAGAAGACGTCCAGCTCGAAGGGAATCACCCCCAAGGCTGAAGAAGTCGGCGTCGCGGGGAATGTCGGATGGTGGAAGAGACAGAACCTCGGCGAATGCCTTGGTGACAAGTCCTTCGGTGCTGGCTTCCAGTTGCTTCATTGAAGCCATCGCCAACTCATCGAGTCGTGCCTGGAGCATGACAACGTCAACTTCGCCAAACGAGTTGCGAGGTAGTGGACGATCGAGGATGTGGATCTCGCTGGGGACCATGTAGTTGTCGACAAGATGACCAAGACCATGTCGAATGCTGTTGGGTAAGCTGGTACCCTGAACAGCAACGTCGTTGGTCTTGGGTGCCAGGACAGCATGAGGTGCACCATCGCTGCCCTGAAGGCAAAAcacatcaacatcaccagGGACAAGGCCCTGGATGTGAGTTGAAAGCAGGTGGTAGTCGACTTGACAAGGCGAGCTGTCAATGGACACAGACAGAGCTGTATCAGCAGGAGGACAAGTCGCATCCCAGTGTCGTCCCATATGAGGTGTGTCATCGGTGAGACAAGGAAGACCAAGACGCTTCCCAAGGTTGATGCGAAGAaccttgttgttgttcttggGAACATCATCCATGTAAGCAATGAGGACGGGCCACTTTGCTTGCTGGAGTGAAGCCTTCAACGCAGCATGGAGAGTTCTGAGATCAACACGAGGAACACCAGAAGGTGTAACAAGAATGACTCCGACGACTTCCTGAAGAACATCGTGGGTTGCCGAGAAAGCAAGAGTCTGTGACACCCTTCCGTAGATGGGTGAATCATCAGTCTTGGAAGCAGTCATGATGGCGTTCTCAACCTCGAATGGCGAGATCAGCTCACCACCACGGTTGATGACTTCCTTGCTGCGGCCAGTGATGTAGAGATATCCATCAGCATCCATGTATCCCAAGTCGCCCGTGTCGAACCACCCGCTCGCGTTGAAAGGTGACTTGTCGTAAGATCCATCAGGCTTGAGATAGCCTGGAAACACAGGATCGCCGCGTACGCAGATTCGTCCTAccgtgttgatagggacttGGTCTTCGGACCAGTCGAGGATGGTGAGTTCGGGACCAGTGCTGATACCGGAAGTACCCTCACGGTCAAGGCGGTAGTCGAGAGGTGGGGTGGAGATGGGCATGCACCTAGCAGTGTTAGCACTCGATGTGAATAGATGTCATGGTAGACTTACTCTGTCATTCCATAACTGGGAAGGACGACACAGTTGAAGGTATCTCGAAGCTGATACGCCAAGGACGGGAGCAAACCACCAGCAGCGTTACAGGCGAGTCTGATACGGCTCTTCTGTAACGCCTCAGGCCTTGCAGCTGCTTcggcgacgatgacggaGTGCATGGATGGTGAGGCATAGTACCAAGTAGGTTGAATGGTCTCAGCCACATCCCAGAAGAGGTTGGCATCGAAGGAAGGACAGCAGACTGTCGAACCGTTGGCGAATATCGGGGCAAAGATGTTCCTCACCAGACCACCACTATACAATGTTAACGACTATGAGAATGCATGGGAGGTTGACTTACACATGGTACAAAGGCATCATGTTCAGACAGATGTCTTCTGAGGTGAGACCCCATGACTCAATGACTGCGACAACTCCAGTGACGATGGAGTGTGTTGTCAGTGGTACAACCTTCTTGGTACCAGAAGTACCACTTGTGAAGAGGATCAAGCTGATGTCGTCGGCTGTGTTGGCGACTCGCTCGACCATGCCAATGGGTAGAGGCTTGCCATTGAGTGTCTCGACTGAGATGCCGTCACCAGCGATCCAATCGACAACATAAACCCCAATGTTGTTCTCCAAAACCCATGGTGCATCGAGTTGCAACTTGGTATACTCCTCCCTCGTTGTCAATATAAAGTTCGATCGTGCTTGTAGGATATCGGCTCGGAATTGTTCAGGACCGGCGGCGGGGTTGATGGGCGATGCTGTGTAGTATGTCGTGACGGCGATACATGTTGCAGCGAGGAGGGGACCGTTTGGTAGGGCGATGGAGACGATTGGCTTGCGACCGGGTGATTGGACGGGAAGTTGGAAGTTGTCGACGAACTGGCGCAATTGGTGATGAGTGATgacttgaccaccacttgaAGCTCGGAGGGCTGGCTTGTTCTCGTCGCTGATGAAGTGGGCAAGGGAAGTGTACGAGGCCTTGACAAGATCTGTAGTCTGCCTCAAGAGATGGGCAGATGCAGAATCATTGCCAGTCTTGACATCTTCGGGGAGATGCTTGTAGACTCTTGTCAAACACTTGACGAGTGAGAATACAGGCCAAGGTTCGGGTAGGTGGTTCAAAAGAGTGTGAAGAAGGTGAAGAGGTTGTGTG is part of the Fusarium poae strain DAOMC 252244 chromosome 4, whole genome shotgun sequence genome and encodes:
- a CDS encoding hypothetical protein (TransMembrane:6 (o906-935i1088-1111o1146-1167i1395-1418o1447-1475i1518-1537o)), which encodes MELGALLRELCDSPTGDMAQNPQIQSLRAMTLDKDELLSSLPTTGDPSTQPLHLLHTLLNHLPEPWPVFSLVKCLTRVYKHLPEDVKTGNDSASAHLLRQTTDLVKASYTSLAHFISDENKPALRASSGGQVITHHQLRQFVDNFQLPVQSPGRKPIVSIALPNGPLLAATCIAVTTYYTASPINPAAGPEQFRADILQARSNFILTTREEYTKLQLDAPWVLENNIGVYVVDWIAGDGISVETLNGKPLPIGMVERVANTADDISLILFTSGTSGTKKVVPLTTHSIVTGVVAVIESWGLTSEDICLNMMPLYHVGGLVRNIFAPIFANGSTVCCPSFDANLFWDVAETIQPTWYYASPSMHSVIVAEAAARPEALQKSRIRLACNAAGGLLPSLAYQLRDTFNCVVLPSYGMTECMPISTPPLDYRLDREGTSGISTGPELTILDWSEDQVPINTVGRICVRGDPVFPGYLKPDGSYDKSPFNASGWFDTGDLGYMDADGYLYITGRSKEVINRGGELISPFEVENAIMTASKTDDSPIYGRVSQTLAFSATHDVLQEVVGVILVTPSGVPRVDLRTLHAALKASLQQAKWPVLIAYMDDVPKNNNKVLRINLGKRLGLPCLTDDTPHMGRHWDATCPPADTALSVSIDSSPCQVDYHLLSTHIQGLVPGDVDVFCLQGSDGAPHAVLAPKTNDVAVQGTSLPNSIRHGLGHLVDNYMVPSEIHILDRPLPRNSFGEVDVVMLQARLDELAMASMKQLEASTEGLVTKAFAEVLSLPPSDIPRDADFFSLGGDSLRAGRLLAALRSEFSIHLPITVVFNDGTVSALASHIDKMLETKREGHEEVDTVEGCTTTHSSTNPFLMLLQLVPLVVVYPLRRAFQWTVFFVALAYSQKLPTNHSIPGRFVNLVVSLLIARIVTQCVSPFVGIMAKWLIIGRHREGMYPMWGLYHTRWWLVQKIVAVCGKGFFSTNDMTLKMYYRLMGASIGKNVKLKGASIGEWDLVTIGDDVDITGSHCRPFASEGNTSMYLGRIAIGDKCTVGFSSIIVPGTTMPANTCLGFNSSTWEMQDASEEYRDQLPSERKSAHWLLSLLFTFPLKLLSMFVAALPWAGGLVGMVLKKASPAVSPLRSSVEWFCQPTRIGYHYLARVAGCVLGPFFLFAFIMLVKSILDCVFGKLRAGSKQDTSTVAAWRAGLIKDLYSVKKLHGLTSMFGQHYEATSIALRALGAKVGQRVYWPGTGPSVGDYHLIEVGNDVVFGSRSHLVTSDGIGSEKVVIQDRAMIADRVTLLPGVTVGERVTMGSGALTKRGGNYPHGTYVGSKAGDAVCLSTGDSSNGSSARSSMLDMPFDEKKFQSDSDRSQNSGSIKDESADKDGFAKDLSPFGRAFYLKLAPYYVLGPFAIFCYSTFFAVFTSVYWDAPSISSIQLVRVVFIHLLGTGLSWWKDLAAIFCTMLIAMAVITTVQSVLALAIVILSKWVLMGRRTPGNYDWDKSSYCQRWQIFLGIERLRRECYKGNGILNMLTGTTWIVFYFRLLGAKIGKDCALFANGQPSLMFTEPDLISLGDRVVVDDASVVAHINTRGKFDLNRVDIGDRCVLRTGSRLLSGARMENDSCLLEHTLIMGGDVVEEKSTMQGWPAERFTRKRV
- a CDS encoding hypothetical protein (SECRETED:SignalP(1-17)~CAZy:GH51); the encoded protein is MVRFSSLLAAAACFVAAESVSIKVDSKGGNATSGHQYGFLHEDINNSGDGGIYAELIRNRAFQYSKKFPVSLSGWRSINGANLSLSRLDEPLSDALPVSMQVKPSKKAKSKEIGFLNEGYWGMDVKKHKYTGSFWVKGSYKGHFTASLRSNLTDDVFGSVKVKSKAKKDKWVEHEFSLKPKMDAPNSNNTFAITYDPKGADGALDFNLISLFPPTYKGRKNGLRIDLAEALEGLHPSLLRFPGGNMLEGNTNKTYWDWKDTLGPLRYRPGFEGVWSYQQTHGLGILEYLQWAEDMNLEIIVGVYAGLALDGGVTPKDQLQPLIDDALDEIEFIRGPVTSKWGKKRAELGHPKPFKLSYVEIGNEDWLAGYPTGWNSYKEYRFPMFLEAINKAHPDLTVISSGASIDPVGNKDAGFDIPAPGIGDYHPYREPDVLVEEFDLFDNNKYGHIIGEVASTHPNGGIKWEGNLMPYPWWISGVGEAIALVSYERNADRIPGTFYAPILKNENRWQWAITMVQFAADAAMTTRSTSWYVWELFAGHPMTHTLPVKGDLDPLFYVAGKNEDKGTLIWKGAAYNTTKHADVPVSLSFEGVKAGTQAELTLLTNKEDTPFAFNDPHKGNNVVKSTKTILKADKKGAFSFTMPELSVAVLETTKKRKLYAS